In Borrelia hispanica CRI, the sequence TAAACCAAATAAGGGTAAATTTTGGTTGTGCTTCAGGAATGTTTTTGATCCCACTAAGTATGAAAGTTTGCATTTGTTTCATATGAGACAGGGAGATAGATTTATAGGAATCTATTATGGGTTTACTAGGTTACTCAAACCATTTATTGTACATTACAAAGAGAACGAAATAAAAAAGACATCTAGAATAACAAAGATCTATTATATAGAGTTTAGATTTAAAAAAGGAAGTGTTTTTTGTTATTTAAGAAGTTTGTGTACATTGTTACAATCAAAAAATAAGGAAAAAAATTTTTATAATTCTTTGTTGAATAGAACATTGAAATTGGAGAAAGAAGTGCATCGTTTTTATGGGAAAGAATATTTTGAGGATAAAGGTATACTGAAATGGATAAAAGAAAACCAAAAATAATTACTATAGCTTCAATTAAGGGTGGTGTTGGGAAAAGTACGACTGCTTTGTTTTTTAGTAATATTCTTTCATCTAGAAATTATAAAGTATTATTAATTGATTTAGATCCACAAGCTAGTAGTACTAGTTTTTACGTTAATATTATAAAGGGTCAAAATGTAGATATCAGGAAAATAAATATATATAGAGTGTTGAAAAAGGAATTGGATATTGAAAATGCAGTTATTAATGTTAATAAAAATATTGATTTTATAGCTAGTCATTTAAGTTTAAGTCAATTTAATGAAGAAAATATATCTTTAAAAGAAAGTTTGCTTAAAATATTTTTAAGTTATATACAGTATCGATATGATTTTATAATCATGGATACCGCTCCTACTTTAGGAAGTTTACTTAATAATAGTTTAATAATTACCGATTATCTTATTGTTCCTTTGCCTACTGATCAATGGGCGATTGAGAGTTTAGATTTGATAACCAATAGATTAAGAGACATATTTAGGAATGAATTGCCGATGTTTTATTTAGTAACTAATTTGGTTGAAAGACAGAATATAGATAGAGAGTTGAAAAATTTTATTGAAAGTGAGTATAAAGATAATTTTTTGGGAAGTGTTCCAAAGAGAGATAATCTTAGAAAAACTGTTTTTTA encodes:
- a CDS encoding DUF226 domain-containing protein; amino-acid sequence: MAICELKAKLLARRLELNKANNNFFKKIEDKNYKKMYHTKIFSMINNFEAKPNKGKFWLCFRNVFDPTKYESLHLFHMRQGDRFIGIYYGFTRLLKPFIVHYKENEIKKTSRITKIYYIEFRFKKGSVFCYLRSLCTLLQSKNKEKNFYNSLLNRTLKLEKEVHRFYGKEYFEDKGILKWIKENQK
- a CDS encoding ParA family protein produces the protein MDKRKPKIITIASIKGGVGKSTTALFFSNILSSRNYKVLLIDLDPQASSTSFYVNIIKGQNVDIRKINIYRVLKKELDIENAVINVNKNIDFIASHLSLSQFNEENISLKESLLKIFLSYIQYRYDFIIMDTAPTLGSLLNNSLIITDYLIVPLPTDQWAIESLDLITNRLRDIFRNELPMFYLVTNLVERQNIDRELKNFIESEYKDNFLGSVPKRDNLRKTVFYRNNFNPNEDYYRAYEGILDIFLNKIEHN